A genomic region of Rhodococcus oxybenzonivorans contains the following coding sequences:
- a CDS encoding ABC transporter substrate-binding protein, producing MGSSSLSRRDFMRVTAALGGLLAVGAGAGCATQSRGRDGVYRGDVAITGLASLIHSAPFLIAASEGYYEEEMLALENVQFPGGLDTVRGIGSGIGFGTSATIPVFIAVERGLDVKAFGNVYTAASVDFIAPADSPINTIEDVRGRTIGVSSPGSNSTDFAEKTLRLAGLTPGVDVELLSVGSASDSWTVASQGVVDVAWTASPLSERIIAETGAKVIWRSRDYVQDWSDTCLCATTPFIEKNRDVLAGWMRAVGRGIEMIDTDLERAAEIYGRTIKYKPEIALAALENSRGFFSLDFARPQLEAVVASGVEAGRLGGKVDIDSVVVEL from the coding sequence ATGGGCAGTAGTTCGCTGAGTCGGCGGGATTTCATGAGAGTGACGGCGGCTCTGGGGGGTCTCCTCGCTGTGGGAGCCGGCGCAGGGTGTGCTACCCAGTCGCGAGGTAGGGACGGCGTCTATCGAGGTGACGTCGCCATCACCGGGTTGGCGAGCCTGATCCATTCGGCCCCGTTTCTGATCGCAGCGTCCGAGGGCTACTACGAAGAAGAGATGCTGGCGCTGGAGAACGTTCAGTTCCCGGGTGGGCTGGACACCGTGCGTGGAATCGGCTCCGGGATCGGATTCGGCACTTCGGCGACGATTCCGGTGTTCATCGCCGTGGAGCGCGGACTCGATGTCAAGGCGTTCGGGAACGTCTACACCGCGGCATCTGTGGACTTCATCGCCCCCGCTGACTCCCCGATCAACACGATCGAAGATGTTCGGGGCCGCACCATCGGTGTGAGCAGCCCGGGATCGAACTCGACCGACTTCGCCGAGAAGACGCTTCGATTGGCGGGTTTGACACCCGGCGTCGACGTCGAGCTGCTCAGCGTCGGATCCGCGAGCGATTCGTGGACCGTCGCTTCCCAGGGCGTTGTCGATGTCGCGTGGACTGCGTCCCCGCTGTCCGAGCGCATCATCGCCGAAACCGGCGCGAAGGTGATTTGGCGATCCCGGGACTACGTCCAGGACTGGTCGGACACCTGCCTGTGTGCCACCACCCCGTTCATCGAAAAGAATCGGGACGTCTTGGCGGGGTGGATGCGTGCTGTGGGTCGCGGTATCGAGATGATCGATACGGATCTCGAGCGAGCGGCCGAAATATATGGCCGCACAATCAAGTACAAGCCCGAGATCGCTCTGGCGGCGTTGGAGAATTCGCGAGGCTTCTTCAGTCTCGACTTCGCGCGCCCGCAACTCGAAGCGGTCGTGGCCTCGGGCGTCGAGGCCGGACGACTCGGCGGCAAGGTCGATATTGACTCAGTTGTAGTCGAACTATAA
- a CDS encoding ABC transporter permease, with the protein MLLLEAATRTGWIDRNQMVAPSEILAHVAAIIPSTHFVTDLTRTSVTILAAFALGVLGGVPLGVLLWRVRVVGRVLEPFIVTGYAMPTLLFYPILVAVLGLNAGPIIVIASTMALIPIALTTMVALGDVKPVLHKLARSVGASRRQQYFKVLFPAATPLIFPGIKLGFIYAVIGTIAMEFILASKGLGFRAGFMYRELYVADMWAYIAIVVVFSIAVNSALGLAERAIRRDML; encoded by the coding sequence GTGTTGTTGCTCGAGGCGGCAACGCGAACCGGCTGGATCGACCGCAATCAGATGGTCGCGCCGTCCGAGATACTCGCCCACGTCGCGGCAATCATCCCGAGCACCCACTTCGTCACCGATCTGACGCGGACGAGCGTGACCATACTGGCGGCGTTCGCACTGGGCGTGCTCGGCGGGGTGCCCCTGGGGGTATTGCTCTGGAGGGTCCGGGTCGTCGGCCGAGTCCTCGAGCCATTCATCGTCACCGGGTACGCGATGCCGACATTGCTGTTCTACCCTATTCTGGTCGCGGTGCTCGGACTCAACGCGGGACCAATCATCGTCATCGCGAGCACGATGGCCCTCATTCCAATAGCGCTGACCACGATGGTGGCGCTCGGAGACGTCAAACCGGTGCTGCACAAGCTGGCGCGATCGGTCGGTGCCTCGCGCCGGCAGCAATATTTCAAGGTGCTGTTCCCGGCCGCCACGCCGCTCATCTTTCCCGGGATCAAGCTCGGATTCATCTATGCAGTCATCGGCACCATCGCGATGGAGTTCATTCTGGCCTCGAAAGGCCTGGGGTTTCGTGCGGGCTTTATGTACCGCGAACTCTACGTCGCGGACATGTGGGCCTACATTGCCATTGTCGTGGTCTTCAGCATCGCAGTGAACAGTGCACTCGGCCTGGCTGAACGAGCCATTCGAAGGGACATGTTGTGA
- a CDS encoding ABC transporter permease has translation MNATTLSAGTEGEAGKQNTEQRFRLSQRWADNVLRILIVIGLIGVWALIAATSELVPSPGASMSAVWGLFADGSIYRNLNATMSAVGLGFVIATAVGFPTGYIIGRSKFLGDVFDPIIAGAFAIPRVIFFPILLQIFGLGLGAQSAMAALAAVFPIIVSTAAGVRAINPILLKLGRATGASPLQAMSKIVVPAMAPSLMVGIRIGFSIAFINVLIAEFFATRAGLGQMAMLAYGKLDLPTMYGVIMLLVSMALVGNIALWAIERKITDAVN, from the coding sequence GTGAACGCCACCACGCTCAGCGCCGGAACCGAAGGTGAAGCAGGCAAACAGAATACGGAACAGCGGTTCCGCCTGTCACAGCGGTGGGCCGACAACGTCCTGCGAATACTCATCGTCATCGGGTTGATCGGTGTCTGGGCGCTTATTGCAGCGACCAGCGAACTTGTGCCGTCCCCGGGCGCGTCGATGTCGGCGGTATGGGGACTGTTCGCAGACGGTTCCATCTACAGGAATCTCAATGCCACGATGAGTGCTGTCGGACTCGGATTCGTCATCGCAACAGCGGTGGGTTTCCCGACTGGATACATCATCGGGCGAAGCAAGTTTCTCGGTGATGTGTTCGATCCGATCATCGCGGGTGCCTTCGCCATACCACGGGTAATCTTCTTTCCGATCCTGCTGCAGATCTTCGGCCTGGGACTCGGAGCACAGTCGGCAATGGCCGCATTGGCCGCGGTGTTCCCCATCATCGTCTCGACGGCGGCGGGAGTACGCGCCATCAACCCCATCCTGCTGAAACTCGGCCGGGCCACCGGTGCAAGTCCGCTTCAGGCAATGAGCAAAATCGTGGTGCCCGCGATGGCGCCCTCTCTCATGGTCGGTATCCGAATCGGCTTCAGCATTGCCTTCATCAATGTACTGATCGCCGAGTTCTTCGCGACCAGAGCAGGATTGGGGCAGATGGCGATGCTTGCGTACGGCAAGTTGGATCTGCCGACGATGTACGGAGTGATCATGCTGCTGGTCTCGATGGCGCTGGTGGGCAACATCGCCCTGTGGGCCATCGAACGGAAGATCACCGACGCGGTCAACTGA
- a CDS encoding aromatic ring-hydroxylating dioxygenase subunit alpha, which produces MESSVVDTVRETPVDWTDDLTRVPYRVFQGEDVYAAEQTKLFHGPYWSYLCLEAEVAGPGDYCSTFVGETPVIVARDRDGELYGFENRCAHRGALLALDDRGNTKDFTCVYHAWSYNLQGDLTGVAFQDGVKGKGGMPDSFCMEDHGPRKMRIAVLHGLVFGSFSDDVPDIEDYLGEEITSRIARVLAGRTPEIIGRFTQILPNNWKLYVENVKDSYHASILHLFFTTFELNRLSQRGGIIVDESGGHHVSYSAIDRDAEKDVAYSDQNIRSESAYKLADPTLLEGFSEVGDDTTLQILSVFPGFVLQQIQNSVAVRQILPTGVERTRLNWTYLGFEEDTPEQREVRLKQANLVGPAGYISMEDGCVGGFVQRGIAGAASQSAVLEMGGSLAESSESRVTEASVRGFWKAYRAAMNRQEEA; this is translated from the coding sequence ATGGAAAGCAGCGTTGTCGACACGGTCCGCGAGACCCCGGTGGATTGGACCGACGACCTCACCCGGGTGCCGTATCGGGTGTTCCAGGGCGAGGACGTCTACGCGGCCGAGCAGACCAAGTTGTTCCACGGCCCGTATTGGAGCTACCTGTGCCTGGAAGCCGAGGTAGCCGGCCCGGGAGACTACTGCTCCACCTTCGTCGGTGAGACACCGGTGATCGTGGCGCGCGACCGAGACGGTGAGCTCTACGGCTTCGAGAACCGGTGCGCCCATCGCGGCGCCCTACTCGCCCTGGACGACCGCGGAAACACGAAGGACTTTACGTGCGTCTACCACGCGTGGAGCTACAACCTGCAGGGCGATCTGACCGGAGTAGCATTCCAGGACGGAGTCAAAGGCAAAGGCGGAATGCCTGATTCGTTCTGCATGGAGGACCACGGACCGCGCAAGATGCGCATCGCCGTACTTCACGGCCTGGTTTTCGGGAGTTTCTCCGATGACGTGCCCGACATCGAGGACTATCTCGGCGAAGAGATCACGAGTCGGATCGCCCGTGTCCTCGCGGGACGCACCCCCGAGATCATCGGACGCTTCACACAGATCCTTCCCAACAACTGGAAGCTGTACGTAGAGAACGTCAAGGACTCCTACCACGCCAGCATCCTGCACCTGTTCTTCACGACCTTCGAGCTCAACCGACTGTCGCAACGCGGTGGGATCATCGTCGACGAGAGCGGCGGCCACCACGTCAGTTACTCAGCGATCGACCGAGACGCCGAGAAGGACGTCGCGTACTCGGATCAGAACATCCGGTCCGAAAGCGCCTACAAACTGGCCGATCCAACGTTGCTCGAGGGGTTCAGCGAGGTCGGTGACGATACGACGCTGCAGATCCTCTCCGTCTTCCCGGGCTTCGTGCTGCAGCAGATCCAGAACTCCGTGGCTGTGCGCCAGATCCTGCCGACCGGGGTCGAACGAACACGGCTGAACTGGACGTACCTCGGCTTCGAAGAAGACACGCCCGAGCAGCGGGAAGTACGACTCAAGCAGGCCAACCTCGTGGGCCCCGCAGGCTACATCTCGATGGAGGACGGCTGTGTCGGAGGCTTCGTGCAACGCGGAATCGCAGGTGCGGCAAGCCAGTCCGCCGTGCTCGAAATGGGAGGCAGTCTAGCCGAATCCAGCGAAAGCCGTGTCACCGAAGCATCGGTCCGCGGCTTCTGGAAGGCCTACCGGGCCGCCATGAACCGACAGGAAGAGGCATGA
- a CDS encoding IclR family transcriptional regulator: MQNHGPRQQAPEATPPQYPIESVDNALRLLLLLGEQTEIRLTEASQYLGVASSTAHRLLAMLQYRGFIRQDPASKAYRPGPALTGVAFAIFARLDIPQTAAPILRTLSEELRETVHIGALDGRTVRFIAALESPSAVRVASRLGKVMPAHCTSTGKAMLAELSLDELHQLYPTEELEQVTPQSISTRTELEAQLEEVRRNGYAVNREESEEGVASVAVSVPTNAPGMRLAMNVSAPKHRLRPAQVRSIGRALTDAADQLAAALG; encoded by the coding sequence ATGCAGAACCACGGTCCACGGCAACAGGCGCCGGAGGCGACACCACCGCAGTACCCGATCGAATCCGTCGACAACGCACTTCGTCTGCTGTTGCTGCTCGGTGAACAGACCGAAATTCGGCTGACCGAGGCGAGCCAGTACCTCGGAGTTGCGTCGTCGACGGCTCACCGACTTCTGGCGATGCTCCAGTACCGGGGCTTCATTCGGCAGGATCCGGCCAGCAAGGCCTATCGTCCGGGCCCAGCGCTGACGGGGGTCGCGTTTGCGATTTTTGCCAGGCTCGACATTCCTCAGACGGCGGCACCGATCCTGCGCACCCTCAGCGAGGAACTGCGTGAAACTGTCCATATCGGGGCACTCGACGGTCGAACCGTGCGCTTCATCGCCGCCCTGGAGAGCCCATCGGCAGTCCGGGTTGCGTCCCGGTTGGGCAAGGTCATGCCAGCGCACTGCACGTCCACCGGGAAGGCCATGCTGGCGGAACTTTCCCTCGACGAACTGCATCAGCTGTACCCGACCGAGGAACTGGAACAGGTGACTCCCCAGTCCATCAGCACGCGGACCGAGCTCGAAGCCCAACTGGAAGAGGTCAGAAGGAACGGGTACGCGGTCAACCGGGAGGAATCCGAGGAAGGCGTTGCCTCCGTGGCCGTCTCGGTCCCGACGAACGCCCCCGGCATGCGCCTGGCAATGAATGTTTCAGCGCCCAAGCACCGCCTGCGCCCGGCACAGGTACGCAGCATCGGCCGCGCCCTGACGGACGCGGCTGATCAGCTAGCGGCAGCGCTCGGGTGA
- a CDS encoding 3-phenylpropionate/cinnamic acid dioxygenase subunit beta — protein MLGDHASRVTRTGTPLRFDDRRHLDAHQFLIDEAYLLDAQEYQTWLDNITDDIHYLMPVRVTTALNSGFDTSPGMAHFDENKYSLSRRVARFVTEHAWTEDPPSRLRHYITNIRTFLTDAEDHLVVESAELLFRSRGDVNESALVSCGREDLLRRVGDEWKLARRTIFVDESVMRMQNLAVFL, from the coding sequence GTGCTGGGCGACCATGCATCGCGCGTCACGCGCACCGGAACTCCGCTGCGATTCGACGATCGACGGCACCTGGACGCGCACCAATTCTTGATCGACGAGGCATATCTGCTCGACGCACAGGAATACCAAACCTGGCTCGACAACATCACCGACGATATCCACTACCTCATGCCGGTTCGGGTAACCACGGCGCTCAACTCGGGATTCGACACCTCACCAGGAATGGCACATTTCGATGAGAACAAGTATTCGCTGAGCCGGCGGGTCGCGCGGTTCGTCACCGAGCACGCGTGGACCGAGGATCCCCCGTCACGACTGCGCCACTACATCACCAACATCCGGACCTTCCTCACCGACGCCGAGGACCACCTCGTCGTCGAAAGCGCCGAATTGCTGTTCCGCAGCAGAGGCGATGTCAATGAGTCGGCACTCGTCTCGTGTGGACGCGAGGATCTGCTCAGGCGCGTCGGTGACGAATGGAAGCTCGCACGACGCACCATCTTTGTCGACGAGTCCGTGATGCGGATGCAGAATCTCGCGGTGTTCCTATGA
- a CDS encoding N-carbamoylsarcosine amidohydrolase, with amino-acid sequence MSALTAAAEEYQRLRTEFREKGLGGRIGFGVRPAVVVVDLITGFTDRRSPLAGDLDTQIDATTILLALARKAQVPIIFSTVAYDAELQEAGAWIGKIPSNKYLVEGSQWVEIDERLEQQPGETTLVKKYASCFFGTDLAARLISRRIDTVIIVGCTTSGCVRATAVDACSYGFHTIVVEDAVGDRAALPHTASLFDIDAKYGDVVGLDEASAYLESVRSSS; translated from the coding sequence ATGAGCGCCCTGACTGCCGCAGCAGAGGAATACCAGCGGTTGCGCACCGAATTCCGGGAGAAAGGTCTGGGCGGCCGCATCGGCTTCGGCGTGCGGCCGGCAGTGGTGGTGGTCGACTTGATCACGGGCTTCACCGATCGCCGTTCGCCGCTCGCAGGTGACCTCGATACCCAAATCGACGCAACGACGATTCTCCTCGCGCTCGCGCGAAAGGCCCAGGTGCCGATCATCTTCTCCACAGTGGCCTACGACGCGGAACTCCAAGAGGCCGGCGCCTGGATCGGCAAGATCCCCTCGAACAAGTATCTGGTCGAGGGCAGTCAATGGGTCGAGATCGACGAGCGGCTCGAACAACAGCCAGGTGAGACGACATTGGTGAAGAAGTACGCATCGTGCTTCTTCGGCACCGACCTGGCCGCTCGGTTGATCAGCCGCCGGATCGACACCGTGATCATCGTGGGCTGCACCACGAGCGGATGTGTTCGTGCCACCGCGGTAGACGCCTGCTCGTACGGGTTCCACACCATAGTGGTCGAGGACGCAGTGGGGGACCGGGCGGCACTACCGCACACTGCCAGCCTCTTCGATATCGACGCCAAATACGGGGACGTCGTCGGACTCGACGAGGCCAGCGCCTACCTCGAGAGCGTTCGGTCGTCGAGTTGA
- a CDS encoding ABC transporter ATP-binding protein — translation MTTTQVESKNVSFDGIGMTFDSDTGRTEAVRNVTASIAEGQFVSVIGPSGCGKSTLLDMACGLLVPSRGRVTIDGEIVTGPRKDTAMVFQEDSTLHWRSVLDNVAFGLEIKHVDKDERLEKARAMIQLVGLKGFEKHRPGQLSGGMRQRVAIARALATDPRILLMDEPFGALDQQTRQFIGRELLKIWEQTHNRVLFVTHDIQEAIYLSDQIWVMSARPSVVREVIDVGLPRPRPSGTHAMARFKELEDHLWSIIKEEAAKTLGHGTDAA, via the coding sequence ATGACCACTACACAAGTCGAATCGAAGAACGTCTCTTTCGACGGTATCGGTATGACTTTCGATTCCGACACCGGGCGGACCGAGGCCGTGCGTAACGTCACGGCATCGATCGCGGAGGGCCAGTTCGTATCGGTGATCGGTCCGAGTGGATGCGGAAAGAGCACCTTGCTGGACATGGCCTGTGGCTTACTTGTTCCCTCACGTGGACGGGTGACCATCGATGGGGAGATTGTCACAGGGCCCCGTAAGGACACCGCCATGGTGTTTCAGGAAGATTCGACGCTGCACTGGCGGAGTGTTCTCGACAATGTGGCTTTCGGGTTGGAGATCAAGCACGTCGACAAGGACGAGCGCCTGGAAAAAGCGCGTGCGATGATCCAACTGGTCGGGTTGAAGGGTTTCGAGAAGCACCGGCCCGGGCAGCTTTCCGGAGGTATGCGTCAACGCGTGGCGATCGCCCGTGCACTCGCCACGGATCCTCGAATTCTGTTGATGGACGAACCGTTCGGCGCTCTGGATCAGCAGACGCGACAGTTCATCGGGCGCGAGCTCTTGAAGATCTGGGAGCAGACCCACAATCGGGTGCTCTTCGTTACTCACGACATCCAAGAGGCGATCTATCTGTCGGATCAGATCTGGGTGATGTCGGCACGTCCATCGGTGGTCCGAGAGGTGATCGACGTCGGGCTCCCTCGTCCACGCCCGAGCGGCACACACGCCATGGCCAGATTCAAGGAACTCGAGGATCACCTGTGGTCGATAATCAAGGAAGAGGCCGCTAAGACACTGGGGCACGGGACGGATGCCGCATGA
- a CDS encoding aromatic ring-hydroxylating dioxygenase subunit alpha, translating to MEDIRRGMIPAHIYNDKEIFEREKATVFSRSWLFVAHESEVPQAGDYVVRRVLEDSFIISRDSKGGIRAMFNMCLHRGMQVCRAEMGNASNFRCPYHGWSYRNDGRIIGLPFHEEAYGGEEGFKKKGQTLLPAPNLDSYNGMIFINMDPNAESLSDYLGDFKFYLDYYTKQSESGLEVRGPQRWRVKANWKIGAENFAGDMYHTPQTHTSVVEIGLFREPKAEKRKDGATYWAGPGGGTTYKLPDGTFDERMQYVGYTAEMTDRAKEVWSDEQQRVIGADGFMISAASVFPNLSFVHNWPKVEDGDDVLPFISIRLWQPISENETEVLSFFAVDRSAPEEFKKKSYKAYLMCFGSTGMFEQDDVENWVSLTNTSAGSMARRLLLNSRMGLLEDGTRVSDELTADEFHGPGTAQVGYNEANQRKLLEMWADYLEKPALEVGPTSVGTDNPDGIRPLTPTNGSCDHSKDATVNGAVLA from the coding sequence ATGGAAGACATTCGCCGCGGCATGATCCCGGCGCACATCTACAACGACAAAGAGATTTTCGAGCGTGAGAAGGCGACCGTCTTCAGTCGATCGTGGTTGTTCGTCGCGCACGAATCCGAGGTACCGCAGGCGGGGGACTACGTTGTCCGCCGGGTGCTCGAGGATTCGTTCATCATCTCCCGCGACTCCAAAGGGGGGATTCGGGCGATGTTCAACATGTGTCTGCACCGCGGGATGCAGGTGTGTCGCGCGGAAATGGGAAACGCGTCGAACTTTCGCTGCCCCTATCACGGTTGGTCGTACCGAAACGACGGCCGCATCATCGGACTGCCGTTCCACGAGGAGGCGTACGGGGGCGAGGAGGGCTTCAAGAAGAAGGGCCAGACACTCCTCCCTGCACCCAATCTCGACAGCTACAACGGAATGATCTTCATCAATATGGATCCGAACGCGGAATCGCTGTCGGACTATCTGGGTGACTTCAAGTTCTACCTCGACTACTACACCAAGCAGAGCGAGTCGGGGCTCGAGGTACGGGGCCCGCAGCGTTGGAGGGTCAAAGCGAACTGGAAGATCGGAGCCGAGAATTTCGCGGGCGACATGTACCACACGCCGCAGACACACACCTCGGTCGTCGAGATCGGCCTGTTCCGCGAACCGAAAGCGGAGAAGCGCAAGGACGGAGCAACCTACTGGGCAGGACCAGGTGGGGGAACGACGTACAAGTTGCCAGACGGCACCTTCGACGAGCGCATGCAGTACGTGGGATACACCGCGGAGATGACCGACCGGGCCAAGGAGGTGTGGTCGGACGAGCAGCAGCGAGTAATCGGCGCAGACGGCTTCATGATCTCGGCAGCATCGGTGTTTCCGAACCTGAGCTTCGTGCACAACTGGCCGAAGGTCGAGGACGGCGACGACGTTCTGCCGTTCATCTCCATTCGACTCTGGCAACCGATCAGTGAGAACGAGACCGAGGTGTTGTCCTTCTTCGCGGTCGACCGGAGCGCGCCGGAAGAATTCAAGAAGAAGTCGTACAAGGCATACCTGATGTGCTTCGGATCCACCGGCATGTTCGAACAGGACGATGTCGAGAACTGGGTGTCGCTGACGAACACCTCCGCAGGATCGATGGCGCGGCGCCTGTTACTCAACAGTCGCATGGGTCTGCTCGAGGACGGGACACGCGTCTCCGATGAGCTCACCGCCGACGAGTTCCACGGCCCCGGGACGGCGCAGGTCGGATACAACGAGGCCAACCAGCGCAAACTTCTCGAAATGTGGGCGGACTACCTCGAAAAGCCGGCACTGGAGGTGGGGCCGACATCGGTGGGAACCGACAATCCAGACGGAATCAGGCCGCTGACTCCGACGAACGGCAGCTGCGACCACAGCAAGGACGCGACTGTCAACGGGGCGGTGCTGGCATGA
- a CDS encoding aromatic-ring-hydroxylating dioxygenase subunit beta, with product MSVNDFHRIGRVQADYSRCIDEGPLEQWPDFFVENCMYRITTAQNYSEGLPAGLVWANTRRMLVDRVSALREANIYEQHTYRHILGQPSVLEENGDGIHAETSFLVVRVMRDGQSDIFASGRYVDRYVDVDDQLKIAERVVVCDSTNIDTLLALPL from the coding sequence ATGAGCGTGAACGACTTCCACCGAATCGGCCGCGTGCAGGCCGACTACTCCCGCTGCATCGACGAGGGGCCGCTCGAGCAGTGGCCGGACTTCTTCGTCGAAAACTGCATGTACCGGATCACCACCGCACAGAACTACAGCGAAGGCCTGCCCGCCGGACTGGTGTGGGCCAACACTCGCCGGATGCTGGTCGACCGCGTATCGGCGCTGCGTGAAGCCAACATCTACGAGCAACACACCTACCGTCACATCCTGGGCCAGCCCTCGGTCCTGGAAGAGAACGGTGACGGTATCCATGCCGAGACCAGCTTCCTGGTGGTGCGGGTGATGCGCGACGGCCAATCCGACATCTTCGCCAGCGGGCGGTATGTCGACCGCTATGTCGACGTGGACGATCAGTTGAAGATTGCCGAACGAGTCGTGGTGTGCGACAGCACCAACATCGACACCCTGTTGGCGCTCCCACTATGA
- the hcaB gene encoding 3-(cis-5,6-dihydroxycyclohexa-1,3-dien-1-yl)propanoate dehydrogenase, protein MTGWLDGKRALVVGGGSGIGRAVVDAFLAEGACVAVLERDPNKCRVLREHLPQVPVIEGDATRAADNDAAVAAAVAAFGGLDTLVNCVGIFDFYQGIEDIPADTLDVAFDEMFRTNVLSHMHSVKAAVPELRKHRGSSIVLAESASSFYPGRGGVLYVSSKFAVRGLVTTLAYELAPDIRVNGVAPGGTLNTDLRGLASLGRDADRLDDNPNRARELAARTPLNVALSGEDHAWSFVFFASDRSRGITAGATHPDGGFGIGAPKPSTR, encoded by the coding sequence ATGACTGGCTGGCTCGACGGCAAGCGGGCACTTGTCGTTGGCGGGGGCTCGGGGATCGGGCGAGCAGTCGTCGATGCGTTCCTCGCCGAAGGCGCGTGCGTCGCGGTACTCGAGCGTGACCCGAACAAGTGTCGAGTGCTGCGCGAACACCTACCCCAGGTACCGGTCATCGAAGGTGACGCCACACGCGCGGCGGACAACGACGCTGCCGTCGCGGCTGCGGTCGCCGCGTTCGGAGGGCTCGACACACTGGTCAACTGTGTCGGGATCTTCGACTTCTACCAGGGCATAGAGGACATCCCCGCGGACACACTCGACGTGGCGTTCGACGAGATGTTCCGAACCAACGTGCTCAGCCACATGCACTCGGTCAAGGCCGCCGTACCGGAGCTGCGCAAGCACCGCGGATCGTCGATCGTGCTGGCGGAGTCTGCCTCGTCGTTCTATCCCGGACGAGGCGGAGTGCTCTACGTGTCTTCCAAATTTGCCGTACGCGGGCTGGTCACCACCCTGGCCTACGAGCTCGCCCCAGATATTCGCGTCAACGGAGTCGCCCCGGGGGGCACGTTGAACACCGACCTGCGCGGGTTGGCGAGCCTGGGACGCGACGCCGATCGACTCGACGACAATCCGAATCGTGCACGCGAGTTGGCGGCGCGGACACCGCTCAACGTGGCCCTCTCAGGTGAGGACCATGCGTGGAGCTTCGTGTTCTTCGCTTCCGACAGATCCCGAGGAATCACCGCAGGCGCGACGCATCCCGACGGCGGCTTCGGAATCGGAGCCCCCAAACCTTCGACCCGCTGA
- a CDS encoding IclR family transcriptional regulator domain-containing protein has protein sequence MAGLAKGLAVIEAFGIRHPQLTVTDAAQRTNTSRAAARRCLLTLVELGYLTHDNGNFRPTPRMLRLGGAYLDTAPLPQLAQPQLADARDALGESVSLAVLEDGWSLFVARAEAARIVATGVRVGAKLPAHSSATGRVLLAGLPDTQLDDYLRECHPQPRTPKTLTDVDAISERILTARESGVACTDEEIELGMLSIAVPVRTARGETVAAMSVSASTARTTLHDIREAAVPVLNKYAARLGRLL, from the coding sequence ATGGCCGGACTGGCGAAGGGCCTGGCGGTCATCGAGGCCTTCGGCATCCGCCACCCGCAACTGACCGTCACCGACGCCGCTCAGCGGACGAACACCTCCCGCGCCGCGGCGCGCCGCTGCCTGCTCACTCTCGTCGAGCTCGGTTACCTGACCCACGACAACGGAAACTTCCGACCGACACCCAGGATGCTTCGGCTGGGCGGGGCCTATCTGGACACCGCGCCATTGCCGCAACTTGCCCAGCCGCAGTTGGCCGACGCCCGCGATGCGCTGGGCGAGTCGGTGTCGCTCGCGGTTCTCGAAGATGGGTGGTCCCTGTTCGTCGCCCGCGCCGAGGCCGCACGGATCGTCGCGACCGGAGTCCGGGTCGGCGCCAAACTGCCCGCCCACAGCTCCGCGACCGGTCGAGTACTGCTGGCCGGACTTCCCGATACGCAACTCGACGACTACCTCCGAGAATGCCACCCGCAGCCGCGCACACCCAAGACACTGACCGATGTCGATGCCATCAGCGAGCGAATCCTGACGGCGAGGGAGAGCGGCGTGGCCTGCACTGACGAAGAAATCGAACTCGGCATGCTGTCGATAGCCGTACCGGTGCGGACTGCCCGGGGCGAAACCGTGGCGGCAATGAGTGTCAGTGCGTCCACAGCCAGAACTACCCTGCACGACATCCGTGAGGCAGCCGTGCCCGTACTGAACAAGTACGCAGCAAGACTCGGCCGGCTTCTGTGA